In Mastomys coucha isolate ucsf_1 unplaced genomic scaffold, UCSF_Mcou_1 pScaffold5, whole genome shotgun sequence, one genomic interval encodes:
- the Kcnj2 gene encoding inward rectifier potassium channel 2 yields MGSVRTNRYSIVSSEEDGMKLATMAVANGFGNGKSKVHTRQQCRSRFVKKDGHCNVQFINVGEKGQRYLADIFTTCVDIRWRWMLVIFCLAFVLSWLFFGCVFWLIALLHGDLDASKESKACVSEVNSFTAAFLFSIETQTTIGYGFRCVTDECPIAVFMVVFQSIVGCIIDAFIIGAVMAKMAKPKKRNETLVFSHNAVIAMRDGKLCLMWRVGNLRKSHLVEAHVRAQLLKSRITSEGEYIPLDQIDINVGFDSGIDRIFLVSPITIVHEIDEDSPLYDLSKQDIDNADFEIVVILEGMVEATAMTTQCRSSYLANEILWGHRYEPVLFEEKHYYKVDYSRFHKTYEVPNTPLCSARDLAEKKYILSNANSFCYENEVALTSKEEEDSENGVPESTSTDSPPGIDLHNQASVPLEPRPLRRESEI; encoded by the coding sequence ATGGGCAGTGTGCGAACCAACCGCTACAGCATCGTCTCTTCGGAGGAAGACGGCATGAAGCTGGCCACAATGGCGGTCGCCAATGGCTTCGGGAATGGCAAGAGTAAAGTCCATACCCGACAACAGTGCAGGAGCCGCTTTGTGAAGAAAGATGGCCATTGCAATGTTCAGTTTATCAACGTGGGTGAGAAAGGACAGAGGTACCTGGCAGACATCTTTACTACCTGTGTTGACATTCGCTGGCGGTGGATGCTGGTTATCTTCTGCCTCGCCTTTGTGCTCTCTTGGCTGTTCTTTGGCTGTGTGTTTTGGTTGATAGCTCTGCTCCACGGGGATCTGGATGCTTCTAAAGAGAGCAAAGCATGTGTGTCTGAGGTCAACAGCTTCACGGctgccttcctcttctccatcgAGACCCAGACAACCATCGGCTATGGTTTCAGGTGTGTTACGGACGAGTGCCCAATTGCTGTTTTCATGGTGGTATTCCAGTCAATCGTAGGCTGCATCATCGACGCTTTCATCATTGGCGCAGTCATGGCGAAGATGGCAAagccaaagaagagaaatgagactCTTGTCTTCAGTCACAATGCTGTGATTGCCATGAGGGACGGCAAACTCTGTTTGATGTGGAGAGTGGGCAACCTTCGCAAGAGCCACCTTGTGGAAGCTCATGTCCGGGCACAGCTTCTCAAATCTAGGATCACTTCAGAAGGGGAGTATATCCCCTTGGACCAGATAGACATCAATGTTGGTTTCGATAGCGGAATTGACCGCATATTTCTAGTGTCCCCCATCACTATCGTCCATGAAATAGACGAAGACAGTCCTTTATATGACTTGAGTAAGCAAGACATTGACAATGCAGACTTTGAAATCGTTGTCATACTGGAAGGCATGGTGGAGGCCACTGCCATGACAACACAATGCCGGAGTTCCTATCTGGCCAACGAAATTCTCTGGGGTCACCGCTATGAGCCAGTGCTCTTTGAAGAGAAACACTACTATAAAGTAGACTATTCAAGATTCCATAAGACTTATGAGGTACCTAACACTCCCCTTTGTAGTGCCAGAGACTTAGCAGAGAAGAAATACATCCTCTCAAATGCAAATTCATTTTGCTATGAAAATGAAGTTGCCCTAACaagcaaagaggaagaagatagTGAGAACGGAGTTCCAGAGAGCACAAGTACAGACTCACCTCCTGGCATAGATCTTCACAACCAGGCAAGCGTACCTCTAGAGCCCAGGCCCTTAAGACGAGAATCAGAGATATGA